A portion of the Falco naumanni isolate bFalNau1 chromosome 9, bFalNau1.pat, whole genome shotgun sequence genome contains these proteins:
- the PMPCA gene encoding mitochondrial-processing peptidase subunit alpha — protein sequence MAVAMAWLRRGAWGPARRCGLAAGRSYSGGGAYPSVSLSCPLPGVPKAVFAAAEGRERFETRVTVLENGLRVASQQKFGQFCTVGLLINSGSRHEAKYLSGISHFLEKLAFSSTAQFGSKDEILLTLEKHGGICDCQASRDTIMYAVSADARGLDTVVNLLADVVLQPRLSDEEIEMTRTAIRFELEDLNMRPDPEPVLTEMIHAAAYRDNTVGLNRYCPAENTAKIDREVLHSYLRNYYTPDRMVLAGVGIEHEQLVECAKKYLLGVEPVWGSGQTKDVDRSVAQYTGGIVKVEKDMSDVSLGPTPIPELTHIMIGLESCSFLEEDFIPFAVLNMMMGGGGSFSAGGPGKGMFTRLYLNVLNRHHWMYNATSYHHSYEDTGLLCIHASADPKQVREMVEIITREFILMAGAVGEVELERAKTQLKSMLMMNLESRPVIFEDVGRQVLATNTRKLPHELCALISQVKSTDIKRVVTKMLHKKPAVAALGDLTDLPTYEHIQAALSSKDGRLPRMYRLFR from the exons ATGGCGGTCGCCATGGCGTGGCTGCGGCGGGGCGCCtggggcccggcccggcg GTGCGGGCTGGCGGCCGGCCGGAGCTacagcggcggcggcgcctaCCCCAGCGTGTCGCTGAGCTGCCCGCTGCCCGGTGTGCCCAAAGCGGTCTTCGCGGCGGCCGAGGGACGGGAGCGTTTCGAGACGCGGGTGACGGTGCTGGAGAACGGGCTGCGCGTCGCCTCCCAACAGAAGTTCGGGCAGTTCTGCACCGTGGGCC TTCTTATAAATTCGGGATCGAGACATGAAGCGAAATACCTCAGTGGCATCTCTCACTTCTTGGAAAAGCTGGCCTTCTCC TCCACAGCTCAGTTTGGCAGTAAAGATGAAATTCTGCTCACCTTAGAAAAGCACGGGGGCATTTGTGACTGCCAGGCATCGAG GGACACCATAATGTACGCTGTTTCTGCTGATGCCAGAGGCCTGGACACAGTGGTCAACTTGCTGGCTGATGTGGTGCTACAGCCCAGGTTATCAG atgaAGAAATTGAGATGACTCGGACAGCTATACGGTTTGAGCTTGAAGACTTGAATATGAGACCTGATCCAGAGCCTGTCCTCACAGAAATGATCCATGCG GCAGCCTACAGAGACAATACAGTTGGATTGAACAGGTACTGCCCAGCAGAAAATACTGCCAAAATTGATCGAGAAGTCCTGCATTCGTACCTGCGCAACTACTATACACCAGACAGGatggtgctggctggggtgggaatTGAGCACGAGCAGCTAGTGGAGTGCGCAAAGAAGTATCTGCTTGGAGTGGAGCCAGTGTGGGGCAGTGGGCAGACCAAGGATGTGGACAGATCTGTGGCTCAGTACACAGGAGGCATTGTCAAG GTTGAAAAAGATATGTCCGATGTGAGTCTGGGCCCTACTCCCATCCCAGAGCTTACCCACATCATGATTGGGTTAGAAAGCTGTTCATTTTTA GAAGAAGATTTCATTCCCTTTGCGGTGTTAAACATGATGATGGGAGGTGGCGGCTCTTTTTCAGCTGGAGGGCCTGGCAAGGGCATGTTCACCCGACTGTATCTTAATGTGCTCAACAG GCACCACTGGATGTATAATGCAACCTCTTACCACCACAGTTACGAGGATACAGGTCTCCTGTGTATACATGCCAGTGCAGATCCAAAACAG GTTCGAGAGATGGTGGAAATCATCACAAGAGAATTCATTCTAATGGCAGGAGCAGTAGGAGAG GTAGAACTTGAGCGAGCAAAGACGCAGCTGAAGTCCATGCTCATGATGAATCTTGAGTCTCGGCCAGTTATCTTTGAAGATGTGGGAAGGCAGGTGTTGGCAACAAACACAAGGAAGCTACCTCATGAGCTCTGTGCCCTGATCA GTCAGGTGAAATCTACAGATATTAAGAGAGTGGTTACTAAGATGCTTCATAAAAAACCAGCTGTGGCTGCACTGGGTGACTTAACAGATTTGCCCACTTACGAACACATCCAGGCAGCACTTTCCAGTAAGGATGGGCGACTCCCTCGGATGTACCGGCTCTTCCGATAA
- the ENTR1 gene encoding endosome-associated-trafficking regulator 1, with amino-acid sequence MAAEGLPAAGPAEPNPFSFHEFVRSKARSGETAAGARQAARPGPSLGPLLFPDLAPPGEVEDEEEEWDGSYQPSAVEQAHLAATGPASASASSFCEGAGLAGSEEPNGASLGAPPGPCCHSPRQPSYAELKEENASLRSKINKLQIFSESQADKMRKLEKKLEENKIKEEKEAQDLEAMVQHVEQNLQLMTKRAVKAENSATKLKQENALLQVQLKNYKMENEALRLGQSASLAVMKQNADVALQNLLTVITNSRSSIKQLVSGAESLQLVADLLKSIDRISEVSEDGQ; translated from the exons ATGGCGGCGGaggggctgccggcggcgggcccggccgaGCCCAACCCTTTCTCCTTCCACGAGTTCGTCCGCAGCAAGGCCCGGAGCGGCGAGACGGCGGCCGGCGCCCGCCAG gcggcgcggcccggccccagCCTCGGCCCCCTCTTGTTCCCGGATCTGGCGCCGCCCGGAGAGGTGGAAGACGAGGAGGAGGAATGGGACGGGAGCTACCAGCCCTCGGCGGTGGAGCAGGCCCACCTCGCCGCCACGGGCCCCGCCTCGGCCTCCGCCAGCTCTTTCTGCGAgggcgcggggctggcgggcAGCGAGGAGCCGAACGGGGCTTCCCTGGGCGCGCCCCCGGGGCCGTGCTGCCACTCGCCACGGCAGCCCAGCTACGCGGAG ctaaaagAAGAGAATGCCAGTTTGAGAAGCAAGATCAATAAGCTTCAGATTTTCTCTGAAAGTCAAGCAGACAA GATGAGGAAGCTTGAAAAAAAgcttgaggaaaacaaaattaaagaagaaaaagaagcgCAGGATTTGGAAGCAATGGTGCAGCACGTGGAACAGAATCTCCAGCTGATGACT AAACGGGCtgttaaagcagaaaacagtgctacaaaactgaaacaggaaaatgcacTACTTCAG GTTCAGCTGAAGAATTACAAGATGGAGAATGAAGCCTTGAGGTTGGGCCAGTCAGCAAGTCTGGCCGTGATGAAACAAAACGCAGACGTTGCCTTACAGAACCTTCTCACGGTCATAACCAACTCCCGGTCATCAATCAA GCAGCTGGTCTCTGGCGCAGAATCCCTGCAGCTCGTCGCTGATCTCCTTAAATCGATAGACAGAATTTCTGAAGTGTCAGAAGATGGACAGTGA